The DNA window CCAAAGTGGATGATGACCACAGTGAGGTGGGAAGCACAGGTGGAGAAggccttcctcttcccctcagcTGAAGGGATCTTGAGGACAGTAGAGAGAATGAATACATATGtaagaaaaatgaatacaaatgtCCCCAGTAAACCCAATACTGAGATTGCTGCAACAGTAACTTCTATGACAGAACCATTCAGGCAGGATAACTTGACCACTGCTCTCATATGGCAGAGGAAATGTTTTATAAGGTTGGGGCCACAGAATGTGTCTGAAAAGATCAAGGTGGTCTGCactaaggaaacaaagaaacCACCAGTCCAAGCTAAGGCCACAAGATGCCCACATATTGTGCTGGTCATGAGTACTGGGTAATGGAGAGGATTGCAGATGGCCAGGAACCGGTCATAACCCATCACTGTGAGAATGATGCAGTTGGTGCCACCAAGACCATGGAAAAAGAACATCTGGAGTCCACATCCCAGGAGAGAAATGCTTCTGCTCTTGGCTAGCAGGTCTACTAGCATTTTAGGAATAATGGCTAATGTGTAGCAAGTCTCAGAGAATGAAAGAGCACTGAGGAAGAGGTACATGGGAGTATGGAGAACTCGGTCTACCAAAGTGAGAGCCATGATTGTCAGGTTGCCAGTAAGGGTGAGAAGGTAAAGAAAGATGAACAAAACAAAGAGGATAACTTGCAAGTCCGGGTAGACAGAGAAGCCAACAAAGACAAACTCTTCCAGGAGCGTCTGGTTTACTCTCATTACTCTGAGGTTCAGAAAGCTGAAAGAAACAATTAGATAGCCACAGATTCAGGCAACTTTCCTTTTACCTACACTCTCATAGAAGGAAACTAAATGCTGGTAATATAAAATACAGTTTTCTTTAAGTTAAAAAGCAATGTaatctggggaagctaggtggtgtagtggatagagcactggccctggattcaggaggacctgagttcaaatgcggcctcagacacttaacaattactagccatgtgaccctaggcaagtcacttaaccccaattgcctcaccaaaaaaaagcaaaaaaaaaaaaaaaaaagcaatgtaaTCTGATTTTttactacctcagggaaggggaaggggaaggaggggtaaaatttggagttcaaaactataaataaagtatctattattttttaaaaagcaatctaTATGATTTAGGAGTCAATGTCAGCCAAATTTTTTCTTACTCAGGTCAATATAACAAAGGGGGTGGAGAGTGTTACTGAACTATATAGGTTTGATTGATATCAGGTCATGGAGGAAGAGTCCATGACCACCCTAAGGGATTGAGAAAGCAAGCTCTGGGATTCAATACTAAGTACTGAACCTTCCCTATCATACATGTTCCAAATCATTATTAGTCTTCATGAAGGTAAAAAGCCAAGGACAGAGTCTCATAAAATCACAATTAATCAACCGATTACATAATCAGTCAACATACTTTAAATgcatactatgtaccagataggatgctaagctctggagattcaaataaatgtaaaaatatccCTGTCATCAAAGGTtttagactcaatgacctctaaggttccttaagGCTATGATCATTGGTCCTCTAAGATTTAAGATACAGATAATAATTCTATATACTTCTTTTCTTTACAGGTGTGTGGAGAGGGACATACACTAAAGCTTCATGTAGGAGAAGGATTTTTTCTGAGCCTAGAAGGAGGGTAGGATTTTTTAAAGTTGGAGATGAGGGAGTCAGTGGAATACCAGGCAGAGGACAAAGTAAGCAAAGTTGGAGAAGTAGGACACTGTAGAATATATTTGAGGTTTTCCATTTTGGCTAGAGTTTGGCTAGGATATGACTaggagagtgaaaggaaagaaggatggctAGGTAAATGATAAGCCTTGTGGAATGTCTCTAATTTCAGGCTAAGGATTTTAAATGTTAGTTTGCGGGTCACAGGGTTTTTAAGCATTAGGTGCCTACATCAGAGTTATTGTTTAAAAAGGTAGCTCTTAACAAGGGGAGGATAGACTGGAAAATGGAGAGATTAAAAGTACAATTAGGCTTTTGCACTACTATAGATGACATGTAATGATCATCTGAACTAAACAGATGTCAGTGTGATTGGAAGTAGGGGAAATATATAAGAACTATTGAGGAACTAAAAGTAATATGACTTGGCAAATTATTTGATATGGGAGGTGGGTGAGGTGGGATGAATCAAATATATTTTCAAGGTTATa is part of the Dromiciops gliroides isolate mDroGli1 chromosome 4, mDroGli1.pri, whole genome shotgun sequence genome and encodes:
- the LOC122754730 gene encoding olfactory receptor 10X1-like, encoding MRVNQTLLEEFVFVGFSVYPDLQVILFVLFIFLYLLTLTGNLTIMALTLVDRVLHTPMYLFLSALSFSETCYTLAIIPKMLVDLLAKSRSISLLGCGLQMFFFHGLGGTNCIILTVMGYDRFLAICNPLHYPVLMTSTICGHLVALAWTGGFFVSLVQTTLIFSDTFCGPNLIKHFLCHMRAVVKLSCLNGSVIEVTVAAISVLGLLGTFVFIFLTYVFILSTVLKIPSAEGKRKAFSTCASHLTVVIIHFGFASIVYLKPETTERDDTLMSIPYTLITPFLSPLIFTLRNKDMKNALIKVLSNKDASTKSSWAVTIGSQHKEGNKIFALKPSV